Genomic DNA from Mesotoga infera:
AACAAAACTTAAAGAGAATCTCACAAACGCGGAAATCCAGTTCAACTCTTTGTCGAAGCTTATGGAGGAGTTTCAGCCCGACGGGATATTCTTCATGATGGACCTGACGGTAGAGGCCGAGGCGTTGGGACTTGAGATCGTTTTCCCCGAGGATGACAATCCCTACGTTAAGGAACATCCAATAAAGGGACGCGACGAGCTGGCCTCTGTCGAAAACTCCTGGAGCGGAGTCTCCGGTAGAATGAGTATCTTCACAGAAGTTGCAGATAAGATGGCGAGAAAACTTCCGGGAATGAGGGGAAGCTACGTTATCGGTCCACTTAGCCTTGCAGGAGAACTGGTCGGGGTTACAGACCTCTGTATGAAGCTGATAGAAGAGCCGGATTTTGCAGAGAGAGTAATAGACTTCTGTACAAGGATTGTAGGTGAATACTCGAGAGCGCTTATCGACCACGGCGCGGACACGATAGCCGTGCTTGAACCGACGGCGGTGCTCTTATCCAAGAGACAGTTCAAACGTTTTGCGCTACCGTATTTTGAAAAGCTCAGATCAGAACTTTCAAAACCTTTAATTTATCACATCTGCGGAGACACTGAACACATAGTAGAACCTATGGGCGCAAGCGGCGCCTACGGACTGAGCCTTGACAGCATGGTGGACCTGAAGGATGCGGCAGAGAGAATTCCCGAAGATGTTTTCCTTATAGGCAACATAGATCCGGTCAAGGTCTTCCTTCAGTCAAACGGAGAGGCGGTCGAGAGAGAAACCGCAAACCTTTTGGAGAAAATGAAGGACGTACCCAATTTCATCTTGAGTTCAGGATGTGACATCCCGCTGGAGACTCCTCCTGAGAATATCGCCGCCTTCATCAGGGCCGGTAGGAATAATCGTTCATAATATAACGAGTCAAGTCTAGAATAGAGCAGCTTCTTCAGCGAATAATGTCAGAACCGTATTCGTACGCGCATCCGAAAAGTCTGAAGATCTTCTCGGGTGATACTTCGGCCTGAATGTTGTGGATGGGCGCAAAGACAAAGCCTCCCCCAGGAGAAAAAATGTCGATGCGGC
This window encodes:
- a CDS encoding methylcobamide--CoM methyltransferase; its protein translation is MAFNRSIIPLLGAPGARLTGTKLKENLTNAEIQFNSLSKLMEEFQPDGIFFMMDLTVEAEALGLEIVFPEDDNPYVKEHPIKGRDELASVENSWSGVSGRMSIFTEVADKMARKLPGMRGSYVIGPLSLAGELVGVTDLCMKLIEEPDFAERVIDFCTRIVGEYSRALIDHGADTIAVLEPTAVLLSKRQFKRFALPYFEKLRSELSKPLIYHICGDTEHIVEPMGASGAYGLSLDSMVDLKDAAERIPEDVFLIGNIDPVKVFLQSNGEAVERETANLLEKMKDVPNFILSSGCDIPLETPPENIAAFIRAGRNNRS